A single window of Brevundimonas vitisensis DNA harbors:
- a CDS encoding hydrogen peroxide-inducible genes activator, which yields MLPSLRQLQYLKLLAEHGSFSRAAEAAHVSQPALSSGVQELERVLGAPVVERTRGNVQLTAVGAEAVKRAEDILARTEDLVEAARNAGKPLSGRFRIGVIPTIAPFLLPAKLPGVKAAYPALKLFIREDLTPRLIAALKAGQLDAAVIALPYAASGIDHARIGDDEILAAAPIGHRLAVPGAIQPGSLKSEDLILLEDGHCLRDQALAAFDIEAPKGDDVFAATSLHTLVQMVSSGLGISFLPQMAVRAGLADDPGVVIRPLSAVAPRREIVVAWRTGSSRAGEARLLAAAMQLDGPTAA from the coding sequence ATGCTCCCATCCCTTCGCCAGCTCCAATACCTGAAACTGCTCGCCGAGCATGGCTCCTTCAGCCGCGCGGCCGAGGCGGCCCATGTCAGCCAGCCCGCCCTCTCGTCCGGCGTGCAGGAACTGGAGAGGGTGCTCGGCGCGCCAGTCGTCGAACGCACGCGCGGCAATGTCCAGCTTACGGCCGTCGGAGCGGAGGCGGTCAAGCGGGCCGAGGACATCCTGGCGCGCACCGAGGATCTGGTGGAGGCCGCGCGCAATGCGGGCAAACCGCTGTCGGGCCGCTTTCGCATCGGCGTCATCCCGACCATTGCCCCCTTCCTGCTGCCCGCAAAACTACCGGGGGTGAAGGCCGCCTACCCGGCGCTGAAACTGTTCATCCGCGAGGATCTGACGCCTCGCCTGATCGCCGCCCTGAAGGCGGGACAGCTGGATGCCGCCGTTATCGCTCTTCCCTATGCCGCCTCGGGCATCGACCATGCCCGGATCGGGGACGACGAAATTCTGGCCGCCGCACCCATCGGCCACCGACTGGCGGTGCCCGGGGCAATCCAGCCCGGCAGCCTGAAGTCCGAGGACCTGATTCTGCTGGAAGACGGCCACTGCCTGCGCGATCAGGCCCTGGCCGCTTTCGATATCGAGGCACCAAAGGGAGACGATGTCTTCGCCGCCACCAGCCTGCACACCCTGGTGCAGATGGTGTCCTCCGGCCTGGGCATCAGCTTCCTGCCGCAGATGGCGGTGCGCGCAGGGCTGGCGGACGACCCCGGAGTCGTCATCCGTCCCCTCTCGGCGGTCGCGCCGCGCCGGGAAATCGTGGTCGCCTGGCGCACCGGCTCCAGCCGCGCCGGGGAGGCGAGGCTTCTGGCAGCGGCGATGCAACTGGATGGACCGACCGCCGCCTAG
- a CDS encoding polysaccharide deacetylase family protein — protein sequence MIRRALLIALTACLIGGPVLAQTRSVAVTFDDLPYQATGPELCDPEAALLLTRDFVDMLGPLDTHATGFVNEGQVCDANRADLLPTLLTVWLDAGLDLGNHSFSHPSLHGTTAEAWLADVDRGAEITRPLLEARGMSLRWFRHPFLNAGETPEKKATADAGLAQRGYVIAPVTLNNDDWMFAALYRRAERDGDTVAMQRVGEAYVAYMATALDHWEPYSAGLAGGREPAQVLLLHASTLNRDWYPAIHALFLARGYRFVSLETALADPIYALPDTYSRPNGVSWLHRWTASSGGRIQWEPEPPQWIRDAYAGLN from the coding sequence ATGATCCGTCGCGCCCTCCTGATCGCCCTCACAGCCTGCCTGATCGGCGGACCCGTCCTGGCCCAGACGCGCAGCGTCGCCGTCACCTTCGACGACCTGCCCTATCAGGCGACGGGGCCGGAACTCTGCGATCCAGAGGCGGCCCTGCTGCTGACGCGCGATTTCGTCGACATGCTGGGGCCACTCGACACGCACGCCACCGGCTTCGTCAACGAGGGCCAGGTCTGCGATGCGAACCGCGCCGACCTCCTGCCCACCCTGCTGACGGTCTGGCTGGACGCCGGCCTGGACCTGGGCAATCACAGCTTCAGCCATCCCAGCCTGCACGGGACAACGGCCGAGGCGTGGCTGGCCGATGTCGATCGCGGCGCGGAAATCACACGGCCTCTGCTGGAAGCGCGCGGCATGAGCCTGCGCTGGTTTCGTCATCCGTTCTTGAACGCAGGCGAAACGCCGGAGAAGAAGGCCACCGCGGACGCGGGCCTGGCGCAGCGGGGCTATGTGATCGCCCCGGTCACCTTAAACAACGACGACTGGATGTTCGCGGCCCTCTACCGCCGGGCCGAGCGTGACGGTGACACGGTAGCGATGCAGCGGGTGGGCGAAGCCTACGTCGCCTATATGGCTACGGCCCTGGATCACTGGGAGCCCTATAGCGCTGGCCTGGCCGGGGGGCGTGAGCCGGCCCAGGTTCTGTTGCTGCATGCCAGTACCCTGAACCGGGACTGGTATCCTGCGATCCATGCCCTGTTCCTGGCGCGAGGCTATCGTTTCGTGTCGCTGGAGACGGCCCTGGCCGATCCGATCTATGCCCTGCCCGACACCTATTCGCGGCCGAACGGGGTGTCCTGGCTGCATCGCTGGACGGCCAGTTCGGGTGGTCGGATCCAGTGGGAACCCGAGCCGCCGCAGTGGATTCGCGACGCCTATGCCGGTCTGAACTGA
- the pheS gene encoding phenylalanine--tRNA ligase subunit alpha, protein MTDLAQLELDLINAIGSAETAAAVEELRVAALGKTGTISGLLKGMGALTPDQRREQGPIVNGLRDRVQSALAARKAELEAAELDARLLAERIDLSLPPRPRRRGGVHPTMQVMDEMVALFAEMGFAVAEGPDIEDDFHNFTALNFPPKHPAREMHDTFFLTPDPETGERKVLRTHTSPVQVRTMMSQTPPIRIIAPGRTFRKDSDATHTPMFHQVEGLVIDRNIHMGHLKWTLETFIARFFELDGIDARFRPHHFPFTEPSAEMDIRCDRSGGELKLNQGDSWMEILGCGMVHPNVLRSCGIDPDEFQGFAFGMGVDRLAMLKYGISDLRPMFEADSRWLAHYGFSPFAAPNPASGLS, encoded by the coding sequence ATGACCGATCTCGCCCAACTCGAACTCGACCTGATCAACGCCATCGGCTCCGCCGAGACCGCCGCGGCGGTAGAGGAGCTGCGCGTCGCTGCCCTTGGCAAGACCGGCACGATCTCGGGCCTGCTGAAGGGCATGGGGGCGCTGACGCCCGATCAGCGGCGTGAACAGGGGCCCATCGTCAACGGCCTGCGCGACCGCGTGCAGTCGGCCCTGGCCGCCCGCAAGGCCGAGTTGGAGGCCGCCGAACTGGACGCCCGCCTGCTGGCCGAGCGGATCGACCTGAGTCTGCCGCCGCGTCCGCGTCGCCGCGGCGGGGTGCATCCGACCATGCAGGTGATGGACGAGATGGTCGCCCTGTTCGCCGAGATGGGCTTTGCTGTTGCCGAAGGCCCGGACATCGAAGACGACTTCCACAACTTCACGGCCCTGAATTTCCCGCCCAAACATCCGGCGCGGGAAATGCACGACACCTTCTTCCTGACGCCTGATCCCGAGACGGGCGAGCGCAAGGTGCTGCGGACCCACACCAGCCCGGTGCAGGTCCGCACGATGATGAGCCAGACGCCGCCGATCCGGATCATCGCGCCGGGCCGGACCTTCCGTAAGGATTCGGACGCCACCCACACGCCGATGTTCCATCAGGTCGAGGGCCTGGTGATCGACCGGAACATCCACATGGGCCATCTGAAGTGGACGCTGGAGACCTTCATCGCCCGGTTCTTCGAGCTGGACGGGATCGATGCCCGTTTCCGCCCGCACCATTTTCCCTTCACCGAGCCGTCGGCGGAAATGGACATCCGCTGTGACCGCTCCGGTGGCGAACTGAAGCTGAACCAGGGCGACAGCTGGATGGAAATTCTGGGCTGCGGAATGGTCCACCCCAATGTGCTGAGAAGCTGCGGCATCGACCCGGACGAGTTTCAGGGCTTTGCCTTCGGCATGGGTGTCGATCGCCTGGCCATGCTGAAGTACGGCATTTCCGATCTTCGTCCGATGTTCGAGGCCGACAGCCGCTGGCTGGCCCACTACGGATTTTCCCCCTTTGCCGCGCCCAATCCGGCGTCCGGCCTGAGCTGA
- the hslU gene encoding ATP-dependent protease ATPase subunit HslU, whose translation MTDLSPREIVSELDRFIVGQHDAKRAVAVALRNRWRRRRVPEGLRDEVTPKNILMIGPTGVGKTEIARRLAKLSGSPFLKVEATKFTEVGYVGRDVDQILRDLVEAALIMVRDKRRSGVKAKAEAAAEERILDALVGPGSQPATRDSFRKKLRAGEMDDKEIEIALADTTSPLQGLDMPGGGNVGLLNLSEMFGKMAGGRTKTVRMTVRDAVAPLVTEESDKLLDQDSLTQEAVRLAENEGIVFLDEIDKVAGRQDRSGADVSREGVQRDLLPLIEGTTVSTKYGPVKSDHVLFIASGAFHVAKPSDLLPELQGRLPIRVELKALTRDDFRRILTEPEANLIRQNQALMATEDVTLVFTDDAIEALADAAVAANGAVENIGARRLVTVIERVLEDTSYRASDLSGQTITFDGDAVREKIGDLARNADLSRFIL comes from the coding sequence ATGACCGACCTATCTCCTCGCGAAATCGTCTCCGAACTCGACCGCTTCATCGTCGGCCAGCATGACGCCAAGCGCGCGGTGGCCGTGGCACTGCGCAATCGCTGGCGCCGCCGCCGCGTGCCGGAGGGACTGCGCGACGAGGTCACGCCCAAGAATATCCTGATGATCGGCCCCACCGGCGTCGGCAAGACCGAGATCGCCCGGCGCCTGGCCAAGCTGTCCGGCTCGCCCTTCCTGAAGGTCGAGGCGACCAAGTTCACCGAGGTCGGCTATGTCGGCCGGGACGTGGATCAGATCCTGCGCGACCTCGTCGAGGCGGCCCTGATCATGGTGCGCGACAAGCGCCGCAGCGGGGTGAAGGCCAAGGCCGAGGCCGCCGCCGAAGAACGCATTCTGGACGCTCTGGTCGGGCCGGGGTCACAGCCCGCCACGCGCGACAGCTTCCGCAAGAAGCTGCGTGCCGGAGAGATGGACGACAAGGAGATCGAGATCGCCCTGGCCGATACCACCTCGCCGTTGCAGGGCCTGGATATGCCCGGCGGCGGCAATGTCGGCCTGCTGAACCTGTCGGAGATGTTCGGAAAGATGGCCGGCGGGCGCACCAAGACGGTTCGCATGACCGTGCGCGATGCCGTTGCCCCCCTGGTCACCGAGGAAAGCGACAAGCTGCTGGATCAGGACAGCCTGACCCAGGAGGCTGTGCGCCTGGCCGAGAACGAAGGCATCGTCTTTCTCGATGAGATCGACAAGGTCGCCGGCCGCCAGGACCGCAGCGGGGCCGATGTCAGCCGAGAGGGCGTCCAGCGCGACCTGCTGCCCCTGATAGAAGGCACCACGGTTTCGACCAAGTACGGGCCTGTCAAGTCGGACCATGTCCTGTTCATCGCCTCGGGGGCCTTCCACGTGGCCAAGCCCAGCGACCTGCTGCCCGAGCTTCAGGGGCGTCTGCCGATCCGGGTCGAGCTGAAGGCCCTGACCCGTGACGACTTCCGCCGGATCCTGACAGAGCCCGAGGCCAATCTGATCCGCCAGAACCAGGCCCTGATGGCGACCGAAGATGTGACCCTGGTCTTCACAGACGATGCGATCGAGGCCCTGGCCGATGCCGCCGTGGCCGCCAATGGTGCAGTCGAGAACATCGGGGCCCGGCGCCTCGTCACCGTGATCGAGCGGGTTCTGGAAGACACCAGCTACCGGGCGTCTGACCTGTCGGGCCAGACCATCACCTTCGACGGCGACGCCGTTCGTGAAAAGATCGGCGACCTGGCCCGCAACGCCGACCTCAGCCGGTTCATTCTCTAG
- the rpmI gene encoding 50S ribosomal protein L35, with protein MPKLKTKSGAKKRFKFTATGKVKAGVAGKRHRLISHNSKYIRQNRGTSVMADADAKKIKSYMPYA; from the coding sequence ATGCCGAAACTAAAGACGAAATCGGGCGCCAAGAAGCGCTTCAAGTTCACGGCCACTGGCAAGGTCAAGGCCGGCGTGGCGGGCAAGCGGCACCGCTTGATCAGCCACAACAGCAAGTACATCCGCCAGAACCGCGGCACCTCGGTCATGGCCGACGCCGACGCCAAGAAGATCAAGTCCTACATGCCCTACGCCTAA
- the rplT gene encoding 50S ribosomal protein L20, whose amino-acid sequence MARVTRGVTSHAKHKKVLKQAKGFYGRRKNTIRAAKAAVDRAGQYAYRDRRTKKRNFRALWIQRINAAARIEGMTYSQFMGGLAKAGIELDRKVLAAMAADEGAFKAVADKVRDALKAA is encoded by the coding sequence ATGGCTCGCGTCACTCGGGGCGTTACGTCCCACGCCAAGCACAAGAAGGTCCTTAAGCAGGCCAAGGGCTTCTACGGCCGCCGCAAGAACACCATCCGCGCGGCCAAGGCCGCCGTGGACCGCGCCGGGCAGTATGCCTATCGCGACCGCCGCACCAAGAAGCGCAACTTCCGCGCCCTGTGGATCCAGCGCATCAACGCCGCCGCCCGCATCGAAGGCATGACCTATTCGCAGTTCATGGGCGGCCTGGCCAAGGCCGGCATCGAACTGGACCGCAAGGTTCTGGCCGCCATGGCTGCCGATGAGGGCGCCTTCAAAGCCGTCGCCGACAAGGTCCGTGACGCCCTGAAAGCGGCCTAA